One Acropora palmata chromosome 2, jaAcrPala1.3, whole genome shotgun sequence genomic window carries:
- the LOC141873543 gene encoding uncharacterized protein LOC141873543 isoform X1: MLGGKRISMDGRILVELKDCSITFVGLVGLQLPCMVSRASPSSPFARLRSLGFLFNMSTSTLNKHFAFSPENLAQGRYHTLISNLFHHVDEQHLLSNLAILIPDGFHVHRRFGRKHLLAIFLGGGVMGNLSQLCFYIFHQTKWGNILPSPKTWGFLGDFIGSKAEILQTSILDKVYTSVYGNAPCMGASAAVCAIIAVQTCANIVSLYDKYMELRRRQRMGTADPGWQNRVMRQVIYEVCHLGFVTGILFMNDVVPLIDSAQDGKGIIDSLLAYQSNGIGHAAHLGGFLFGFLYYVTMLTGYRDQII; encoded by the exons ATGCTGGGAGGCAAAA GGATAAGTATGGATGGACGGATTTTGGTGGAATTAAAAGATTGTTCGATTACTTTTGTCGGTCTTGTAGGCCTACAGTTGCCTTGCATGGTATCTAGGGCATCACCAAGCTCGCCATTTGCGCGATTGCGAAGCCTGGGGTTCTTATTCAATATGTCAACTTCCACTTTGAACAAGCACTTTGCTTTCTCGCCTGAAAATCTGGCTCAAGGGAGATATCACACGCTCATCAGTAATCTTTTTCATCATGTAG ATGAACAACATTTGCTGAGTAACTTGGCAATCCTGATACCAGATGGATTCCATGTGCACAGACGATTTGGTCGAAAGCACTTACTGGCAATTTTTTTGGGAGGAGGGGTTATGGGGAATCTCTCACAGCTCTGTTTCTACATCTTCCATCAGACAAAGTGGGGAAATATTTTACCTTCACCAAAAACTTGGGGATTTCTGGGTGATTTCATTGGAAGCAAAGCGGAAATCTTGCAAACTTCTATACTGGATAAAGTTTATACGTCAGTGTACGGAAATGCACCATGCATGGGTGCAAGTGCTGCAGTGTGTGCCATCATTGCTGTTCAGACTTGTGCAAACATTGTTTCATTGTATGACAAATACATGGAACTCAGGAGACGGCAGAGAATGGGTACAGCTGACCCGGGATGGCAGAATCGAGTCATGCGACAAGTGATTTACGAAGTTTGTCATCTGGGATTCGTAACAGGAATATTGTTCATGAATGATGTAGTACCACTGATTGACAGTGCACAAGATGGAAAAGGAATAATAGACTCTCTTCTTGCATATCAATCAAATGGCATTGGCCATGCTGCTCATTTGGGTGgctttctttttggttttctttattatgTGACCATGTTGACAGGTTACAGAGATCAGATAATTTGA
- the LOC141873542 gene encoding L-seryl-tRNA(Sec) kinase-like, with the protein MVDETSNSAVVLLCGIPASGKSTLSKEIHRYVQKTRGDTIHVIYICYDNFIPRDLNLNNAFAGSQLADKLCEEDIAKEQTNSRSDSNAIESSNYSLWKHYRRILLVAVDRLLNIMKNKNNEFRFNSDDSTSEIEGLPPFHMFWKTFQENLSKEITNCSCFSPNDCRLTDTAHIILVDDNMFYHSMRYEYIQLARKYGLGFAEVFLECHLETALKRNKLRSHPVSLHTMQGIFAKMEPPDPQKFPWEKYHLTLKEEGELNAQTLENVVQLILEAQRNPLISEQEDSSEVKEASRGACLRSIVHQADQILRKYITKAIAEAKGSGKGKKELQTLASQLNKQKKVFLESVHNLKNPPHRSNTVQMVMNSTGQCLAGNEEWETSEASVSVRDLAYSQKQSQQGDQNFGQDTLNNPPWTSYSCLDNHRTHLCLQCFPKLEDREEFQLFVEKLFKVLLLQNDY; encoded by the exons ATGGTGGACGAAACCTCAAACTCCGCTGTTGTCCTACTATGTGGAATTCCAGCTTCTGGAAAGTCTACTCTTTCTAAAGAGATACACAGATATGTACAGAAAACTAGAGGGGATACTATACATGTGATTTACATTTGTTACGATAATTTCATTCCTcgcgatttgaatttgaataatGCTTTTGCTGGGTCTCAACTTGCGGATAAGCTCTGCGAAGAAGATATTGCTAAAGAACAAACCAACTCCCGATCGGACTCAAACGCCATCGAATCGTCGAATTATTCTTTATGGAAGCACTATAGGAGGATTTTACTTGTTGCAGTGGACAGACttttgaatatcatgaaaaataaaaacaatgaatttcgtTTCAATAGCGACGACAGCACATCAGAAATTGAAGGTTTGCCACCTTTCCATATGTTCTGGAAGACATTTCAAGAGAATTTGTCCAAAGAGATTACAAATTGTTCCTGCTTCTCTCCAAATGATTGTAG ATTGACTGACACTGCACACATAATCCTAGTGGACGATAATATGTTCTACCACAGTATGCGGTATGAGTACATTCAACTTGCTCGCAAAT ATGGTCTCGGATTTGCAGAAGTTTTCTTGGAGTGCCATCTGGAAACTGCCTTGAAAAGGAACAAGTTACGCAGCCATCCTGTTTCTTTGCACACCATGCAAGGCATATTTGCTAAAATGGAGCCACCAGATCCTCAAAAGTTTCCCTGGGAGAAGTATCACCTTACTTTGAAAGAAGAGGGTGAACTTAATGCCCAAACACT GGAAAATGTGGTTCAACTCATCTTAGAAGCTCAGAGAAACCCTTTAATCTCTGAACAAGAAGATAGCTCTGAGGTGAAG GAGGCATCAAGGGGAGCTTGTCTCAGAAGCATTGTTCATCAAGCTGATCAAATTCTTAGAAAGTACATTACTAAGGCCATTGCTGAAGCAAAAG GAagtggaaaaggaaagaaagaattgCAGACTTTGGCAAGCCAgttgaacaaacaaaagaaagtgttTCTAGAAAGCGTTCATAACCTCAAAAATCCTCCGCACCGTAGCAATACTGTGCAGATGGTAATGAATTCTACAGGACAATGCCTTGCTGGAAATGAGGAATGGGAAACGAGCGAGGCAAGCGTATCAGTAAGAGACTTGGCTTACAGCCAGAAGCAAAGTCAACAAGGAGACCAGAATTTTGGACAAGATACGTTGAACAACCCTCCTTGGACATCGTATTCTTGTCTTGATAATCACAGAACTCATCTTTGTCTTCAGTGCTTTCCAAAACTCGAAGACAGGGaagaatttcaacttttcgtagaaaaattatttaaagtaTTGTTGCTTCAAAATGATTATTAA
- the LOC141865880 gene encoding uncharacterized protein LOC141865880 isoform X1, translating into MTGSVTFPCVHGEENYELQLDLCNRAAVIRRTGTRDDKEKSTSKTFLIAAPTSPLHLWDIREHRDNLRRNESKSEPSASSFCRASSSTLP; encoded by the exons ATGACAGGAAGTGTTACCTTCCCTTGCGTGCATGGCGAAGAAAATTACGAGTTACAG TTGGATTTGTGCAACAGAGCCGCTGTAATAAGAAGAACGGGGACAAGAGATGACAAGGAAAAGAGTacgagcaagacgttcttgATAGCAGCACCTACCA GTCCGTTACATCTCTGGGACATAAGAGAACATAGAGACAATTTACGCCGCAATGAATCAAAAAG TGAACCAAGCGCATCAAGTTTCTGCCGGGCAAGCAGTTCAACTTTACCATGA
- the LOC141865880 gene encoding uncharacterized protein LOC141865880 isoform X2 — MSKQIPRQHLKSRSQEGVVWTDSVFGKIHRCSDQRSHGIKTEGKKPCRGQLVHGDVTLRQEQGKFKEGLAVLTITGIEKERGAKT; from the exons ATGAGCAAACAG ATTCCGCGACAGCACCTGAAGTCAAGATCCCAAGAAGGCGTTGTTTGGACTGATTCTGTGTTTGGCAAAATTCATCGCTGTTCAG ATCAAAGATCTCATGGAATCAAGACTGAAGGGAAAAAACCCTGCAGAGGGCAGCTTGTTCATGGAGATGTCACCCTTCGCCAAGAACAAGGAAAATTCAAGGAAGGCCTTGCGGTCTTG ACAATAACAGGAATAGAGAAAGAAAGAGGCGCAAAAACGTGA
- the LOC141873545 gene encoding V-type proton ATPase subunit e-like, translated as MAIDGAAQAKAVYPVIVVTAIWVIVGGFIPFLIKGQNRSLIQTMLVLTAVCCWLFWVCAYFAQLNPLIGPEMLPEQLAAAAREWGNKNV; from the exons atggcgattGACGGGGCAGCACAAGCAAAGGCCGTGTATCCTGTAATCGTGGTCACAGCAATATGGGTGATTGTAGGTGGATTTATTCCCTTTTTAATCAAAGGACAGAATAGAAG TTTGATTCAAACCATGTTGGTTTTGACTGCAGTTTGCTGTTGGTTATT CTGGGTTTGTGCTTATTTCGCTCAACTTAACCCTCTTATTGGCCCAGAAATGCTACCAGAACAATTAGCGGCAGCTGCAAGGGAATGGGGAAACAAGAACGTGTAG
- the LOC141873543 gene encoding uncharacterized protein LOC141873543 isoform X3, whose translation MVSRASPSSPFARLRSLGFLFNMSTSTLNKHFAFSPENLAQGRYHTLISNLFHHVDEQHLLSNLAILIPDGFHVHRRFGRKHLLAIFLGGGVMGNLSQLCFYIFHQTKWGNILPSPKTWGFLGDFIGSKAEILQTSILDKVYTSVYGNAPCMGASAAVCAIIAVQTCANIVSLYDKYMELRRRQRMGTADPGWQNRVMRQVIYEVCHLGFVTGILFMNDVVPLIDSAQDGKGIIDSLLAYQSNGIGHAAHLGGFLFGFLYYVTMLTGYRDQII comes from the exons ATGGTATCTAGGGCATCACCAAGCTCGCCATTTGCGCGATTGCGAAGCCTGGGGTTCTTATTCAATATGTCAACTTCCACTTTGAACAAGCACTTTGCTTTCTCGCCTGAAAATCTGGCTCAAGGGAGATATCACACGCTCATCAGTAATCTTTTTCATCATGTAG ATGAACAACATTTGCTGAGTAACTTGGCAATCCTGATACCAGATGGATTCCATGTGCACAGACGATTTGGTCGAAAGCACTTACTGGCAATTTTTTTGGGAGGAGGGGTTATGGGGAATCTCTCACAGCTCTGTTTCTACATCTTCCATCAGACAAAGTGGGGAAATATTTTACCTTCACCAAAAACTTGGGGATTTCTGGGTGATTTCATTGGAAGCAAAGCGGAAATCTTGCAAACTTCTATACTGGATAAAGTTTATACGTCAGTGTACGGAAATGCACCATGCATGGGTGCAAGTGCTGCAGTGTGTGCCATCATTGCTGTTCAGACTTGTGCAAACATTGTTTCATTGTATGACAAATACATGGAACTCAGGAGACGGCAGAGAATGGGTACAGCTGACCCGGGATGGCAGAATCGAGTCATGCGACAAGTGATTTACGAAGTTTGTCATCTGGGATTCGTAACAGGAATATTGTTCATGAATGATGTAGTACCACTGATTGACAGTGCACAAGATGGAAAAGGAATAATAGACTCTCTTCTTGCATATCAATCAAATGGCATTGGCCATGCTGCTCATTTGGGTGgctttctttttggttttctttattatgTGACCATGTTGACAGGTTACAGAGATCAGATAATTTGA
- the LOC141873543 gene encoding uncharacterized protein LOC141873543 isoform X2, with protein MLGGKSLQLPCMVSRASPSSPFARLRSLGFLFNMSTSTLNKHFAFSPENLAQGRYHTLISNLFHHVDEQHLLSNLAILIPDGFHVHRRFGRKHLLAIFLGGGVMGNLSQLCFYIFHQTKWGNILPSPKTWGFLGDFIGSKAEILQTSILDKVYTSVYGNAPCMGASAAVCAIIAVQTCANIVSLYDKYMELRRRQRMGTADPGWQNRVMRQVIYEVCHLGFVTGILFMNDVVPLIDSAQDGKGIIDSLLAYQSNGIGHAAHLGGFLFGFLYYVTMLTGYRDQII; from the exons ATGCTGGGAGGCAAAA GCCTACAGTTGCCTTGCATGGTATCTAGGGCATCACCAAGCTCGCCATTTGCGCGATTGCGAAGCCTGGGGTTCTTATTCAATATGTCAACTTCCACTTTGAACAAGCACTTTGCTTTCTCGCCTGAAAATCTGGCTCAAGGGAGATATCACACGCTCATCAGTAATCTTTTTCATCATGTAG ATGAACAACATTTGCTGAGTAACTTGGCAATCCTGATACCAGATGGATTCCATGTGCACAGACGATTTGGTCGAAAGCACTTACTGGCAATTTTTTTGGGAGGAGGGGTTATGGGGAATCTCTCACAGCTCTGTTTCTACATCTTCCATCAGACAAAGTGGGGAAATATTTTACCTTCACCAAAAACTTGGGGATTTCTGGGTGATTTCATTGGAAGCAAAGCGGAAATCTTGCAAACTTCTATACTGGATAAAGTTTATACGTCAGTGTACGGAAATGCACCATGCATGGGTGCAAGTGCTGCAGTGTGTGCCATCATTGCTGTTCAGACTTGTGCAAACATTGTTTCATTGTATGACAAATACATGGAACTCAGGAGACGGCAGAGAATGGGTACAGCTGACCCGGGATGGCAGAATCGAGTCATGCGACAAGTGATTTACGAAGTTTGTCATCTGGGATTCGTAACAGGAATATTGTTCATGAATGATGTAGTACCACTGATTGACAGTGCACAAGATGGAAAAGGAATAATAGACTCTCTTCTTGCATATCAATCAAATGGCATTGGCCATGCTGCTCATTTGGGTGgctttctttttggttttctttattatgTGACCATGTTGACAGGTTACAGAGATCAGATAATTTGA